From a region of the Drosophila virilis strain 15010-1051.87 chromosome 3, Dvir_AGI_RSII-ME, whole genome shotgun sequence genome:
- the LOC116650607 gene encoding vitelline membrane protein Vm26Ab-like has protein sequence MNFFAVCLFAVVAVAAAKPGIVAPLAYTAPAVVGSAAYVAPYASSYTAHQVAHSAAFPAAYTAPIAAAAYTAPVAAAYTAPVAAAYTSPFAAAYTAPIARYAAAAPLAYSAPFAAPYVARPYAAAPLLLKK, from the exons atgaATTTC TTCGCCGTCTGCTTGTTCgctgttgtggctgtggctgctgccaaGCCCGGCATTGTGGCTCCTTTGGCCTACACCGCACCAGCTGTCGTCGGCAGCGCCGCCTACGTGGCACCCTATGCCTCCAGCTACACCGCCCACCAGGTGGCCCATAGCGCCGCCTTCCCAGCTGCCTACACTGCACccatcgccgccgccgcctatACTGCTCCAGTTGCTGCCGCCTATACCGCTCCAGTTGCCGCCGCCTACACCTCACCCTTTGCCGCCGCCTACACCGCGCCCATCGCCCGCTATGCCGCTGCAGCTCCTCTGGCCTACAGCGCTCCATTTGCTGCTCCTTATGTGGCTCGTCCCTATGCCGCCGCTCCCCTGCTGCTGAAGAAGTAG